A single Anatilimnocola floriformis DNA region contains:
- a CDS encoding DUF5724 domain-containing protein, translated as MLKPEAAQNQLEKWKIEDGHAKVIAAMKKEPAKIRSIGMAILQQDEKGKPYEMNRWAEKSRIQREQKEALENLSKGDRAKLFKTLYGALGPAVELTFEHLKTTPYQSHDSGTRRSFRAPSNPAASRDMRFSWLQDLIHTTTDYQPQIQTPEWYAAWTPHHSSYGGGEIGRLLAAVIDGGGKTGQAVYDILYQSATNEHEIGIMGRHVTHGLLGAAREDGWQLMEKLLLAAQRQEGLRQVVLEAVDEAHPTAFRRMLRIIVDQKLARFSAVARAVDVWFGLQWDPASVTTINNTCEIALQLLDSKKARDEALQSKSAEQVFYGLWAMAFDDVTPSIKAAEKIAQHREAGHRLVAAYHLKQASIDEAQPQLLKLLDDPELQVALQALQGIGRRDEFGDEEPTGNSKTAAVTFAALERLFQRLPTKSIKLKALVFPWTARETDRSEVAASMINCLADLPPSKLLPYLQEFDAQTRWRACRFLSEQDKWDNETRESLVGLIGDSSKDVRCSAIEAFAKKPLTPAEAERVEGFLSRSASDLRQGAVRLLLSQKDAPALASSRRLASSKNASQRLSGLELLKELAEADRGRKECLVIAREFQTSQKKLSKDEETQLKVILASGEEKVTLDNGLGLFNPAERSPRKQPQKHKVAAVTTAAMKLLASLDELVHKHRAEPIQTKNWRDEVNEEPLGGIRYGFPTPTWDKSAKDQLEKLPLKQIWLDWEKNRPAALRDDDGGELFRARYTLKMRDGWRWDDSKEWLKKRKELQQFVVGSAAFPKIKYESVVDDLLDWFVRLQAETSQGAKNLTLSQDLCETFFALIPPNDHKFLVELRKKRGGRDHDYDDDEADWREADLHDEWLDSPTRLLLPAGRDRELPAAPRARQWQLLHWLDEPVEGAARKRPGLTELLAAYSAGTANLADLMDQLIGPDNSRFDCLESMTAPRPSAELAKFFKAHPEVTEGMDRIRARVLDIELARGDLPTPATEPAASLGSLYGVATLVRILTTLGKERFKQERYSWRSSGGKAESLTSLVKACYPTAADTSEVFNRLLKAAIKEGAFGEEKVLQLAFLAPQWTQLVKDYYGWEGLDEGLYWFLAHMRFVSGGEEAALAAGVEDDTAEESESSDDDDGDDSPSGEAKPRKLSAWERLVLERTPLSDEDRNNGVVDVAWFHRTFEQLGRKKWEAIAEASRFAASSAQSKRAQFIADVLLGNVKKTELITSIRDRKLKEQVRLLGLLPLADGAKRDADLQDRYQVLQEYKKYAKGLSSLSRPDAELAAQIGLQNLAQLAGFPDPLRLEWAMEAEATQDLLKGPIVLSKKGLTMTLSLDDRAQPQVSIEKEGKVMKSLPKTHKDDKDFAALADRNKELKRQASRVRGSLEAAMLRGDEFTGTELGQIARHALLKPMLERLVLIGEGIMGYADKQGKALRSHDGSLEPVKKNEKFRVAHTHDLLASKEWDQWQKECFQAERLQPFKQIFRELYVVTSPEKSDKTKSQRYAGQQVNPKQAYALWGSRGWKVDEGVFKVFHGEEITAMVNFNYGVTTPLEVEGLTLDTVQFFGKGYKPLELTKVPPRIFSEVMRDIDLVVSVAHRGGVDPEASASTVEMRTALLNETCELLGIKNVKLNKSHAVIKGHLSDYTVHLGSAVVHRMPGGSVCLVPVHAQHRGRLFLPFADDDPKTAEVISKTLLLAKDKEILDPAILEQLRA; from the coding sequence ATGCTCAAGCCCGAAGCCGCTCAGAATCAACTCGAAAAGTGGAAAATCGAAGATGGCCATGCCAAGGTCATCGCCGCCATGAAGAAGGAGCCTGCCAAGATCCGCAGCATCGGCATGGCGATTCTTCAACAAGATGAAAAGGGTAAGCCCTACGAAATGAATCGTTGGGCCGAAAAGAGCCGCATCCAGAGGGAACAGAAGGAGGCCCTCGAGAACCTGAGCAAAGGGGATCGAGCGAAGCTGTTCAAGACGCTGTATGGCGCGCTCGGGCCAGCCGTGGAATTGACCTTTGAGCATCTAAAGACCACGCCCTATCAATCGCACGACTCTGGTACGCGGCGGTCCTTTCGCGCGCCGAGTAACCCAGCCGCTTCGCGCGACATGCGGTTCAGCTGGTTGCAAGATTTGATTCACACAACGACCGATTATCAGCCGCAGATTCAAACACCCGAGTGGTATGCGGCCTGGACGCCGCATCATTCGAGCTATGGCGGCGGCGAGATCGGCCGACTGCTGGCCGCGGTCATCGATGGCGGCGGCAAAACGGGCCAGGCCGTGTACGACATTTTGTATCAATCGGCGACCAACGAACACGAAATCGGCATCATGGGCCGGCACGTGACCCACGGTCTGCTCGGAGCCGCCCGCGAGGATGGCTGGCAGCTGATGGAGAAATTGTTGCTCGCAGCGCAGCGACAAGAAGGCTTGCGGCAGGTCGTGCTCGAAGCGGTCGACGAAGCTCATCCCACGGCGTTCCGGCGGATGCTGCGGATCATCGTCGATCAAAAGCTGGCGCGATTTTCCGCCGTCGCCCGCGCGGTCGATGTCTGGTTCGGTCTGCAGTGGGACCCGGCGAGTGTGACGACGATCAACAACACCTGCGAGATCGCGCTGCAATTACTCGACAGCAAAAAGGCCCGCGACGAAGCCCTGCAATCGAAGTCGGCCGAGCAAGTCTTCTATGGGCTGTGGGCCATGGCCTTTGACGATGTTACTCCTTCGATCAAAGCCGCAGAAAAAATTGCCCAGCATCGAGAAGCGGGGCATCGTCTGGTGGCTGCTTATCATCTGAAGCAGGCGAGCATTGACGAAGCTCAGCCGCAACTGCTCAAGCTGCTCGATGACCCGGAACTGCAGGTGGCGCTGCAAGCACTCCAGGGAATCGGGCGCCGCGATGAATTTGGCGACGAAGAACCGACCGGCAATTCGAAAACGGCCGCTGTCACGTTCGCCGCGCTCGAGCGACTCTTCCAACGTTTGCCGACCAAGTCGATCAAGCTCAAGGCTCTCGTCTTTCCCTGGACGGCTCGCGAGACCGATCGGAGCGAAGTCGCGGCCAGCATGATCAACTGCCTGGCCGATTTGCCTCCTTCCAAGTTGCTCCCTTACTTGCAGGAGTTCGATGCTCAGACTCGCTGGCGAGCTTGTCGCTTTTTATCCGAACAAGACAAGTGGGACAACGAAACGCGCGAGAGCCTGGTCGGGTTGATCGGCGATTCGTCGAAAGACGTTCGCTGCTCTGCGATCGAAGCCTTTGCGAAAAAGCCGCTCACGCCGGCCGAAGCGGAGCGGGTCGAAGGATTTCTCAGTCGCAGCGCCAGCGATTTGCGCCAAGGGGCGGTGCGATTGCTGCTCTCGCAAAAAGATGCGCCCGCCCTCGCCAGTTCGCGGCGGCTCGCGAGTTCGAAGAACGCCAGTCAACGACTCTCCGGCTTGGAACTCCTCAAGGAGCTCGCCGAGGCCGATCGCGGGCGCAAGGAGTGCCTCGTCATTGCTCGCGAGTTTCAAACGAGCCAGAAGAAGCTCAGCAAGGACGAAGAAACTCAGCTGAAGGTGATTCTCGCCTCGGGCGAAGAAAAAGTAACGCTCGACAACGGCTTGGGGTTGTTCAACCCCGCCGAGCGCTCGCCTCGCAAACAGCCTCAAAAGCACAAGGTTGCCGCCGTCACCACTGCCGCGATGAAGCTGCTGGCGAGTCTCGACGAGCTCGTTCACAAGCATCGCGCCGAACCGATTCAGACCAAGAATTGGCGAGACGAGGTGAACGAAGAGCCGCTGGGCGGCATTCGTTATGGCTTTCCCACGCCCACGTGGGATAAGTCGGCAAAAGACCAATTGGAAAAACTCCCGCTCAAACAGATCTGGCTCGACTGGGAAAAGAACCGGCCGGCTGCACTCCGCGACGACGACGGCGGTGAACTCTTTCGGGCGCGGTACACGTTGAAAATGCGCGACGGCTGGCGCTGGGATGACAGCAAGGAATGGTTGAAGAAACGGAAAGAACTGCAACAGTTCGTCGTCGGCAGCGCGGCCTTTCCCAAGATCAAGTACGAAAGCGTCGTCGACGATTTGCTCGATTGGTTTGTCCGTCTGCAAGCCGAAACTTCGCAAGGGGCCAAGAACCTCACGCTGAGTCAGGATCTGTGCGAAACCTTCTTTGCCCTGATTCCGCCGAATGACCACAAGTTCCTCGTAGAACTGAGAAAGAAGCGCGGTGGTCGTGATCACGACTACGACGACGATGAGGCCGACTGGCGTGAAGCAGATCTGCACGACGAATGGCTCGATAGTCCGACACGTCTGCTCTTGCCGGCGGGGCGCGACCGAGAATTGCCCGCAGCTCCACGCGCTCGACAATGGCAACTGCTGCATTGGCTCGACGAGCCAGTCGAAGGCGCCGCGCGCAAACGCCCAGGACTGACGGAGCTCCTCGCGGCTTATTCGGCCGGTACTGCCAACCTGGCCGATCTGATGGATCAACTGATTGGTCCCGACAACAGCCGGTTTGATTGCCTGGAATCGATGACCGCGCCGCGACCCAGCGCAGAGCTGGCGAAGTTTTTCAAAGCACATCCGGAAGTGACCGAGGGCATGGATCGTATTCGGGCTCGCGTGCTCGACATCGAGCTGGCCCGCGGCGATTTGCCCACGCCTGCCACCGAGCCAGCGGCGTCGTTGGGTTCACTCTACGGCGTGGCCACTCTAGTGCGAATCCTGACCACGCTGGGTAAGGAACGTTTCAAGCAGGAACGCTACTCGTGGCGGAGCAGCGGCGGAAAAGCCGAGAGCCTGACTTCGCTCGTCAAGGCTTGCTATCCCACCGCAGCCGATACGAGTGAAGTCTTCAATCGCCTACTGAAAGCAGCCATCAAAGAGGGAGCTTTCGGCGAAGAGAAAGTCTTGCAACTGGCGTTTCTCGCGCCGCAGTGGACACAACTCGTGAAGGACTACTACGGCTGGGAGGGGCTCGACGAGGGCTTGTACTGGTTCCTCGCGCATATGCGGTTCGTATCGGGTGGCGAGGAAGCGGCCCTCGCGGCGGGCGTGGAAGACGACACGGCCGAGGAAAGTGAATCGTCGGACGACGACGATGGCGATGATTCGCCGAGCGGAGAAGCCAAGCCCCGCAAGCTATCGGCGTGGGAGCGCTTGGTTCTCGAGCGCACGCCGCTCAGCGACGAGGATCGCAACAACGGCGTTGTTGATGTCGCCTGGTTTCATCGCACTTTTGAACAGCTGGGCCGCAAAAAGTGGGAAGCGATTGCCGAGGCTTCGCGATTCGCGGCTTCTTCGGCGCAGTCGAAGCGGGCGCAGTTCATCGCCGACGTGCTCCTTGGCAATGTCAAGAAAACAGAACTGATTACCTCGATTCGCGACCGCAAGTTGAAAGAACAAGTGCGCTTGCTCGGCTTGTTGCCGCTGGCGGATGGCGCCAAGCGTGATGCTGATCTGCAAGATCGCTATCAAGTGCTGCAGGAGTACAAAAAGTATGCGAAGGGGCTGAGTTCGCTCTCGCGCCCCGATGCGGAACTCGCCGCGCAGATCGGCCTGCAGAATCTCGCGCAGCTCGCAGGCTTTCCCGATCCGCTGAGACTCGAATGGGCCATGGAAGCCGAAGCGACGCAGGACTTGCTGAAGGGGCCGATCGTGCTGTCGAAGAAGGGGCTGACGATGACCCTGTCGCTCGACGACCGCGCGCAGCCGCAAGTCAGCATCGAGAAGGAAGGCAAGGTCATGAAGTCCCTGCCGAAGACGCACAAGGACGATAAGGACTTTGCCGCGCTCGCCGATCGCAACAAGGAACTCAAACGGCAGGCTTCGCGCGTGCGTGGTTCGCTCGAAGCGGCCATGCTCCGCGGCGACGAGTTCACGGGCACCGAGCTAGGCCAGATCGCGCGTCACGCGTTGCTCAAACCGATGCTCGAACGCCTCGTGCTGATCGGCGAAGGGATCATGGGCTATGCCGACAAGCAGGGGAAAGCGCTCCGCAGTCACGATGGTTCGCTCGAACCCGTGAAGAAGAACGAAAAGTTCCGCGTCGCGCACACGCACGATCTGCTGGCCTCGAAGGAGTGGGACCAATGGCAGAAGGAGTGTTTTCAAGCCGAACGGCTGCAACCCTTCAAGCAGATATTTCGTGAGTTGTATGTCGTCACCAGTCCGGAGAAGTCAGATAAGACGAAGTCGCAGCGATACGCCGGTCAGCAGGTGAATCCCAAGCAAGCCTACGCGCTGTGGGGTTCGCGCGGCTGGAAGGTCGACGAAGGCGTGTTCAAAGTTTTCCATGGCGAAGAGATAACCGCGATGGTCAACTTCAACTACGGTGTGACCACGCCCTTGGAAGTGGAAGGGCTGACGCTCGACACCGTGCAGTTCTTCGGCAAGGGATACAAGCCGCTCGAACTGACGAAAGTGCCGCCACGGATCTTCAGCGAAGTGATGCGTGACATCGACCTGGTGGTGAGCGTTGCCCATCGTGGCGGCGTCGATCCCGAAGCCTCGGCTTCGACGGTGGAGATGCGGACCGCGCTCTTGAACGAAACGTGCGAGTTGCTTGGCATCAAGAACGTGAAGCTCAACAAGTCGCATGCGGTCATCAAGGGTCACTTGAGCGACTACACCGTTCACTTGGGAAGCGCGGTGGTGCATCGCATGCCGGGCGGCTCGGTTTGCCTGGTTCCCGTGCATGCTCAGCACCGCGGCCGACTGTTTCTGCCCTTCGCCGATGATGATCCGAAGACTGCCGAAGTGATCAGCAAGACGCTGCTCCTCGCCAAGGACAAAGAGATTCTCGATCCGGCGATCCTGGAGCAACTGCGGGCGTAA
- a CDS encoding tetratricopeptide repeat protein gives MDDLAHLNAEALKDRRVCVAGRLASMTHAELGQLVTACGGEFLHHPRRTGFLLVMGDAARRRNSEEPEHTPSLGQTVTRARRLQAYGYPVEFISEEDFLDRMGLGNSANAIRGPHTLSDLSRILEIPTVQLRRWLRAGLLRPVATQYSIPYFDYHQVSFIKHLKDLLEGGASLAAIRRGVERTQDLLPHRSALFEQWANIEHDGRVLLRLRDQLVDQTGQQYFDFENHSDEEATLYARSIESNFHDLCDQALVLEEENRWDEARQTYERALELQPEHPTLHFDLGNVLFQLGRQVAARTSFERATQLDPNFAMAWHNLGSIAAHRGDWNVAEAALRRALQLVATHADSHHTLAEVLRQQGRDNEAEEHEQAFRAHSKAEILLSRPKNHLRVFSDESPSDET, from the coding sequence ATGGATGACCTTGCGCACCTCAACGCCGAAGCTTTAAAAGACCGCCGCGTCTGCGTTGCCGGCCGATTGGCTTCGATGACGCATGCTGAGCTCGGTCAACTTGTCACGGCTTGCGGCGGCGAATTCCTGCACCATCCGCGGCGAACCGGTTTCCTGCTCGTCATGGGCGATGCTGCCCGACGTCGTAATTCCGAAGAGCCAGAGCACACACCTTCGCTGGGCCAAACCGTCACGCGTGCCCGCCGACTGCAAGCCTACGGCTATCCCGTTGAATTCATCAGCGAAGAAGATTTTCTCGATCGGATGGGCCTCGGCAATTCTGCCAACGCAATCCGCGGCCCTCACACGCTCAGCGATCTCAGCCGCATTCTGGAAATCCCGACGGTGCAACTCCGCCGCTGGTTGCGGGCCGGTTTGCTGCGGCCGGTGGCAACGCAGTATTCCATTCCTTATTTCGATTACCACCAGGTTTCGTTCATCAAGCACCTGAAGGACCTGCTCGAAGGTGGCGCGTCGCTCGCTGCCATTCGTCGTGGCGTGGAACGAACGCAAGATCTGCTGCCGCATCGGTCAGCTCTCTTCGAGCAATGGGCCAACATCGAACACGACGGCCGAGTGTTGCTGCGTTTGCGCGATCAGCTCGTCGATCAAACCGGCCAGCAGTATTTTGATTTCGAAAATCACTCGGACGAAGAAGCAACGCTCTACGCCAGATCGATCGAAAGCAATTTTCACGATCTGTGCGATCAGGCCCTCGTGCTCGAAGAGGAAAACCGCTGGGACGAAGCCCGGCAAACGTACGAGCGGGCACTCGAACTGCAGCCGGAGCATCCGACGCTGCACTTCGATCTGGGCAACGTCCTCTTTCAACTGGGCCGCCAGGTTGCCGCGCGAACTTCCTTCGAGCGGGCCACGCAGCTCGATCCCAACTTCGCCATGGCGTGGCACAACCTCGGTAGCATCGCGGCCCATCGTGGCGATTGGAACGTTGCCGAAGCAGCCCTTCGCCGCGCACTGCAACTCGTCGCCACCCACGCCGATTCACATCACACGCTGGCCGAGGTTCTCCGCCAGCAAGGTCGCGACAACGAAGCCGAAGAGCACGAACAGGCGTTTCGTGCCCATAGCAAGGCCGAGATTCTGCTCTCGCGGCCGAAAAATCATCTCCGCGTCTTCAGCGACGAATCGCCGAGCGACGAGACGTAA
- a CDS encoding TOTE conflict system archaeo-eukaryotic primase domain-containing protein: MSEYFDRIGDEWRQRAADLADWSMLHLVNRTDVWGRYLSKKQRKTEFGLANTAITAPFREERGKVFLNAESLKKHFKTRDVGGVLGLHSMSADLTSRWLAIDIDLHDEDDLSASPQQNFVAARGWHKQLVELGCDPLLFDSNGKGGFHLLTIFAEPLETKSVNRFGKQLVADFELRGLDQEPEIFPNTPTWDHYGGWLRLVGRHHTREHYTRVFNDEPWAEGDNLWLEGHDAIDRILRTQPLAAEAAEKIGLVRARRTVCLDFDGVIHSYRSGWCGAEIIPDPPIHGTRESIAQLRKRFRVVVHSARCATDAGVAAVTAWLVKHKIEVDEVCRFKPPAAVYVDDRAVPFRGDWQAAIAEIHEFRK; the protein is encoded by the coding sequence ATGTCTGAATACTTCGACCGGATTGGCGACGAATGGCGGCAGCGGGCCGCAGACCTGGCCGATTGGTCGATGTTGCACCTGGTGAATCGCACCGACGTCTGGGGCCGCTACCTATCGAAAAAGCAGCGGAAGACGGAGTTCGGCCTGGCGAACACTGCCATCACGGCGCCGTTTCGCGAAGAGCGGGGCAAGGTTTTTCTCAACGCTGAGTCGCTGAAGAAGCACTTCAAAACACGCGACGTCGGCGGCGTGCTCGGCTTGCATAGCATGAGCGCAGATCTGACTTCGCGCTGGCTGGCGATCGACATCGACTTGCACGACGAAGACGACCTGTCGGCGAGCCCGCAGCAAAATTTCGTCGCCGCGCGAGGTTGGCACAAGCAACTCGTCGAGTTGGGCTGCGATCCGTTGCTGTTCGATAGCAACGGCAAGGGCGGCTTTCATCTGTTGACGATTTTTGCCGAGCCGCTGGAAACAAAGAGCGTCAATCGCTTCGGCAAACAGCTGGTCGCTGATTTTGAACTTCGCGGCCTCGATCAGGAGCCCGAGATTTTCCCCAACACCCCGACGTGGGATCATTACGGCGGTTGGCTGCGCTTGGTTGGCCGGCACCACACGCGAGAGCACTATACGCGGGTCTTCAACGATGAACCGTGGGCCGAGGGGGATAATCTTTGGCTCGAAGGGCACGATGCCATCGACCGAATTCTCCGCACGCAACCACTTGCTGCCGAAGCGGCCGAGAAGATCGGCTTGGTGCGGGCACGACGAACGGTTTGTCTCGATTTCGACGGCGTGATTCACTCGTATCGCTCGGGTTGGTGTGGCGCCGAGATCATTCCCGATCCGCCGATTCACGGCACACGCGAATCGATCGCTCAGCTGCGCAAGCGGTTTCGCGTGGTGGTGCATTCGGCCCGTTGTGCAACCGACGCCGGCGTGGCTGCGGTTACGGCTTGGCTGGTGAAGCATAAGATCGAGGTCGACGAAGTCTGCCGCTTCAAGCCGCCGGCTGCCGTTTATGTTGACGATCGCGCCGTGCCGTTTCGCGGCGACTGGCAAGCGGCGATTGCCGAGATTCATGAGTTCCGTA